The Carnobacterium sp. 17-4 genome has a window encoding:
- the mvk gene encoding mevalonate kinase encodes MLNLNQPALGKANGKIILMGEHSVVYGEPAIAIPFPATHIHATITPIEGLVQLDCVYYQGDLASAPQHLENLIAVVESTVNELKQELTNFKLTIESTIPVERGMGSSAAVAIATVRAVFNYFSVPLTDEKLLTLANISETIAHGNPSGLDAAMTSGRHPLYYIKGKPFVPFNLSLSAYLIVADTGLKGQTRDAVASIAQLNKENTETTMDAIHHLGDLARQAKFAIESANPVTLGLVMNDAHETLSSLGVSNERLNHLVSTARTNEALGAKLTGGGRGGCMIALAADKDTAARISNALVDAGAVNTWTHQLGDE; translated from the coding sequence ATGTTGAATCTGAATCAACCAGCACTAGGAAAAGCTAATGGGAAAATCATTCTAATGGGTGAACACTCTGTTGTTTATGGAGAACCGGCCATTGCCATTCCTTTTCCTGCAACACACATCCACGCGACGATTACGCCTATTGAAGGGCTTGTCCAATTAGACTGTGTCTATTATCAAGGAGACTTAGCTTCAGCTCCTCAACATTTAGAAAATCTGATAGCTGTTGTCGAATCAACAGTTAATGAATTGAAACAAGAATTAACGAATTTTAAATTGACCATTGAAAGCACAATTCCAGTTGAGAGAGGAATGGGATCAAGTGCTGCAGTTGCCATCGCAACAGTTCGTGCAGTATTTAATTATTTTTCAGTCCCTCTCACAGATGAAAAACTCTTAACTTTAGCCAATATCTCAGAAACAATTGCTCATGGTAATCCGAGCGGCTTAGATGCTGCAATGACGAGCGGTAGACATCCACTTTATTATATAAAAGGAAAACCTTTCGTGCCTTTTAATTTGTCTCTATCTGCCTACTTAATCGTGGCTGATACAGGTTTAAAAGGCCAGACTAGAGATGCTGTTGCTAGTATTGCACAATTAAATAAAGAGAATACAGAAACGACAATGGATGCCATCCATCACTTAGGTGACTTGGCACGACAAGCAAAATTTGCAATTGAATCCGCTAATCCTGTAACATTAGGGTTAGTCATGAATGACGCTCACGAAACACTTTCATCTTTAGGTGTAAGCAACGAACGATTGAACCATTTAGTGAGTACCGCAAGAACTAACGAAGCATTAGGTGCAAAACTTACGGGTGGCGGACGTGGAGGCTGTATGATTGCTTTAGCAGCCGATAAAGATACAGCTGCACGTATTTCAAATGCTTTAGTAGATGCTGGTGCTGTAAATACATGGACGCACCAATTAGGAGATGAATAA
- the mvaD gene encoding diphosphomevalonate decarboxylase produces the protein MNKLSNARKVRAYTNIALIKYWGKRDDALILPTSSSLSLTLDAFYTETSVSFDESIGKDTFYLNDTLQDEAATLKVSRFLNLFRETADVKTPAIIKSTNYVPTAAGLASSASGMAALAGAANLATGLNLSPQELSIFARQGSGSATRSIYGGFVEWQKGTTSLDSYAVKIDDAAWDIGMLVVVVNKNQKELSSREGMKQTVATSPFYSGWVESTAVDLVNIKKAIRDQDFELVGEITESNGMKMHGTMLGANPPISYWEPDSVVAMQLVRQLRKQGIPCYFTMDAGPNVKVLCRLSDSQKIKTAFLNYFNEEQLIISGPGSDLKEVTL, from the coding sequence ATGAATAAATTGAGCAATGCAAGAAAAGTACGTGCCTATACAAATATTGCCTTAATTAAATACTGGGGAAAGCGCGATGATGCTCTTATTTTACCTACGAGCAGTAGTCTTTCTCTCACTTTAGATGCTTTTTATACTGAAACTTCTGTGTCTTTTGATGAATCTATTGGAAAAGATACATTTTACTTAAATGATACTCTTCAAGATGAAGCTGCTACTCTGAAAGTTAGCCGCTTTTTAAATTTGTTTAGAGAAACAGCTGATGTAAAAACTCCTGCAATCATTAAAAGTACCAATTATGTTCCTACAGCTGCCGGTCTGGCTTCTTCTGCTTCTGGAATGGCTGCTTTAGCTGGAGCTGCTAATTTAGCAACCGGCTTAAACCTTTCTCCTCAAGAACTTTCTATTTTTGCAAGACAAGGTTCTGGTTCGGCAACTCGCAGTATTTATGGTGGTTTTGTTGAATGGCAAAAAGGAACCACTTCGTTAGATTCTTATGCTGTCAAGATTGACGATGCTGCTTGGGATATTGGTATGCTCGTTGTGGTAGTAAATAAAAATCAAAAAGAACTCTCTAGTCGTGAAGGTATGAAACAAACCGTTGCAACGTCTCCTTTTTATTCAGGATGGGTCGAAAGTACTGCGGTTGATCTTGTGAATATCAAGAAAGCTATCCGTGATCAAGACTTTGAACTAGTTGGCGAGATCACAGAAAGCAATGGCATGAAAATGCATGGAACTATGCTAGGAGCCAACCCGCCAATTTCTTATTGGGAACCGGATAGTGTTGTCGCTATGCAACTCGTAAGACAATTACGTAAGCAAGGTATTCCTTGTTACTTCACAATGGATGCTGGCCCAAATGTTAAAGTGCTTTGCCGTTTATCTGATAGCCAAAAAATAAAAACAGCTTTTTTAAATTATTTTAATGAAGAACAATTGATTATCTCTGGTCCTGGAAGTGACTTAAAAGAAGTTACACTCTAA
- a CDS encoding phosphomevalonate kinase: MIEASAPGKLYIAGEYAVVEPGHPAILVAVDQFITVSLEQSERVGSITSFQYGNLPILWKRENDRLVLDKRENPFHYILAAIRLTEEYAKEQGKELSFYHLTVDSELDSSQGKKYGLGSSAAVTVATVQALCRFYGIEDSKNVIFKLAALAHLSVKSNGSCGDVAASVYGGWLAFTTFDPEWVLEQKEHSTVKELIEMKWPHLSFTPLTPPKDLRLVIGWTGSPASTSHLVDEVTNKRSQDAIAYDTFLKESKHCVNAMIHAFQERNVTEIQRQIRKNRQLLLQMSQDTSVTIETPALTKLCAMAEEFKGAAKSSGAGGGDCGIVIFNRKEGLLSLITNWEKEGIINLPLHVFKKSDQ, encoded by the coding sequence ATGATTGAAGCTTCTGCACCTGGTAAGTTATATATCGCGGGAGAATACGCCGTTGTTGAACCAGGTCATCCAGCTATCTTAGTAGCTGTAGACCAATTTATTACCGTATCACTTGAACAATCGGAACGCGTAGGAAGCATCACCTCTTTTCAATATGGAAATCTTCCTATTTTATGGAAACGTGAAAATGATCGTTTAGTACTTGATAAACGTGAGAACCCTTTTCACTATATTTTAGCTGCTATCCGTTTGACCGAAGAATACGCAAAGGAACAAGGAAAAGAATTATCTTTTTATCACTTAACCGTGGATAGTGAGTTAGACAGCTCACAAGGTAAAAAATACGGTTTAGGTTCGAGTGCAGCTGTTACCGTTGCTACCGTTCAAGCATTGTGTCGTTTTTACGGCATTGAAGACAGCAAAAACGTCATCTTTAAATTAGCAGCTTTAGCTCATTTGTCCGTTAAAAGTAACGGTTCATGTGGGGATGTTGCTGCCAGCGTTTATGGTGGATGGTTAGCCTTTACAACTTTTGATCCTGAATGGGTATTGGAACAAAAAGAACACAGCACAGTAAAAGAATTGATCGAAATGAAATGGCCTCATTTATCGTTTACGCCACTAACTCCTCCAAAAGACTTACGTTTAGTTATTGGATGGACTGGTTCGCCGGCTTCTACTTCTCACTTAGTGGATGAAGTAACCAACAAACGTAGCCAAGATGCAATTGCATATGATACCTTTTTAAAAGAAAGCAAACACTGTGTTAACGCGATGATACATGCTTTTCAAGAGAGAAATGTAACCGAGATTCAGCGTCAAATAAGAAAAAACCGTCAACTTCTGCTTCAGATGAGCCAAGATACATCCGTTACGATCGAAACACCTGCTCTAACCAAATTATGCGCGATGGCAGAAGAGTTTAAAGGAGCTGCTAAATCATCAGGTGCTGGCGGCGGCGATTGTGGAATTGTTATTTTCAATCGAAAAGAAGGCTTATTGTCACTGATTACAAATTGGGAAAAAGAAGGAATTATAAATCTTCCATTACACGTATTCAAAAAATCGGATCAGTAA
- the fni gene encoding type 2 isopentenyl-diphosphate Delta-isomerase, translating into MKPTNNRKNEHVSLAEKFAKETRKSDFDSFRFVHHSFPEMSVADASISTSFAGLEMTSPFYINAMTGGSTWTKKVNEKLALIARETGIAMATGSISAALKDPSVEDSYTIVREVNPNGMVFANLGTGQTLENAKKAVDLIQANALQIHVNSPQEIVMPEGDRDFSNWLTELENIVHHLAVPVIVKEVGFGMSRETIQQLTSIGVKTIDISGQGGTNFAQIENYRRTTEKFDYLEDWGQSTVISLVEAQPFINEIELLASGGIRNPLDIVKALSLGAKGVGISGLFLHMALRDGVEATILEVNTWKNQIASIMTLLGKKSIKDLSQADIILLGEVKDWCELRKIDASIFANRSSQHY; encoded by the coding sequence ATGAAACCTACGAATAACCGAAAAAATGAACATGTTTCATTAGCCGAAAAATTTGCTAAAGAGACCCGCAAGTCAGATTTTGACTCTTTCCGTTTTGTTCACCATTCTTTTCCTGAAATGAGCGTAGCTGATGCATCTATCTCTACTTCATTTGCAGGTCTAGAAATGACGTCCCCTTTTTACATTAATGCAATGACCGGTGGAAGCACCTGGACAAAAAAGGTAAATGAAAAATTAGCTTTGATTGCTCGAGAAACTGGAATCGCTATGGCAACAGGTTCAATTAGTGCTGCTCTTAAAGATCCTTCTGTTGAAGACAGCTACACCATTGTCAGAGAAGTTAATCCAAATGGGATGGTTTTTGCTAACTTAGGTACAGGTCAAACACTTGAAAATGCTAAGAAAGCTGTGGACTTAATTCAAGCTAATGCTCTTCAGATTCATGTAAACTCACCTCAAGAAATTGTTATGCCAGAAGGCGATCGTGATTTTTCCAATTGGTTAACAGAATTAGAAAACATTGTTCACCATTTAGCTGTACCTGTCATCGTTAAAGAAGTCGGGTTCGGAATGAGCCGAGAAACTATCCAGCAATTGACTTCAATTGGTGTAAAAACTATTGATATTAGTGGACAAGGTGGAACAAACTTTGCCCAAATTGAAAACTATCGCCGGACTACTGAGAAGTTTGATTATTTAGAAGACTGGGGACAATCAACCGTTATTTCTTTAGTAGAAGCTCAGCCTTTTATCAATGAAATAGAACTGTTGGCCTCAGGTGGCATACGCAATCCCTTAGACATCGTTAAAGCCTTATCTCTGGGAGCGAAAGGTGTTGGCATTTCAGGTCTCTTCTTGCATATGGCATTAAGAGATGGTGTAGAAGCTACTATTCTAGAAGTAAATACCTGGAAGAATCAAATCGCATCGATTATGACTCTTCTTGGGAAAAAATCAATCAAAGATCTAAGTCAAGCTGATATTATCTTGCTTGGAGAAGTAAAAGATTGGTGTGAACTTCGCAAGATCGATGCTTCAATCTTTGCCAATCGCTCTTCACAACACTATTGA
- a CDS encoding GNAT family N-acetyltransferase: MIYKCDESKREDVLNFLYEDPSVNLFAIGDIETYGVEHFDVDVWAYVNNKDDIIGVLVRYKENLMPIHGKDFEGFDTFLPLIQSLSPMYISGSEEVIAQYEEDFTDYEKEETCLAECKELEMESPLLQQVIPLDKEDIQSYIDSLKETGMKHEQTIEEITNDLDLNMNGIQVIKDENGKIISSGRIAIETKLSGMILAVGTIESYRKQGYATAVVSALVNYCNMKNKTACLFYSDPDVGRLYQHLGFKDTQKWIMLKNKEA; encoded by the coding sequence ATGATTTATAAATGTGATGAAAGTAAACGTGAAGATGTATTGAACTTTCTCTATGAGGACCCGAGCGTAAATTTATTTGCTATTGGCGATATTGAAACATATGGAGTTGAGCATTTTGATGTAGATGTATGGGCTTATGTCAACAATAAGGATGACATTATTGGTGTCTTAGTGCGTTACAAGGAAAATCTTATGCCGATCCATGGGAAAGATTTTGAAGGATTTGATACTTTCTTACCTTTGATCCAAAGTTTGAGCCCTATGTATATCTCTGGTAGTGAGGAAGTCATTGCTCAATATGAAGAAGATTTTACGGATTATGAAAAAGAAGAAACCTGTTTGGCTGAGTGTAAAGAGTTGGAAATGGAAAGTCCGCTTCTTCAACAAGTCATTCCCTTAGACAAAGAAGATATTCAATCCTATATTGATTCTCTAAAAGAAACGGGTATGAAGCATGAACAAACAATTGAAGAAATTACAAATGACTTAGATTTAAACATGAATGGGATCCAAGTGATCAAAGATGAGAACGGTAAGATTATTTCATCTGGTAGAATTGCAATTGAAACAAAGCTTTCAGGCATGATACTAGCTGTTGGTACGATTGAAAGTTACCGTAAACAGGGGTACGCAACAGCTGTAGTGTCTGCTTTAGTGAATTATTGTAACATGAAGAATAAAACGGCTTGTTTATTTTATTCCGATCCGGATGTCGGACGATTGTATCAACACTTAGGCTTTAAGGATACACAAAAGTGGATCATGCTAAAAAATAAAGAAGCGTAA
- a CDS encoding AzlD domain-containing protein: protein MTSQQLQLILGMAIVTYIPRLLPMLVLSNRSVPDKISKWMSFIPVSIFAALIFSDIFFWEGQFNVDPINNIKLIPSVIVFFVAYKTKNLLWSMVLGISAITLMVYVF from the coding sequence ATGACTAGTCAGCAACTGCAGCTGATCCTAGGTATGGCGATTGTCACCTATATCCCACGATTATTGCCTATGCTTGTTTTGAGCAATCGTTCCGTACCGGATAAAATTTCAAAATGGATGTCCTTTATTCCTGTATCCATATTTGCAGCTTTAATATTTTCGGATATTTTCTTTTGGGAAGGTCAATTTAATGTTGACCCAATAAATAATATAAAACTGATCCCTTCTGTTATTGTCTTTTTTGTGGCCTATAAAACAAAAAATCTTTTATGGTCTATGGTATTAGGAATCAGTGCAATTACTTTAATGGTGTATGTATTTTGA